One Nocardia huaxiensis genomic window, CTCCACCGGTCGGACCTCGATACGACAGACGCTAGTTACGTCCCAGCGATCAGCGCTTCTCGATTCCTGATCAGTCTCTACCGATCGCCGTGGATGCGGGCGTCATACGCGGCGCGGGCCGTGCGGTCGACCTCGAGGAAGATCGAGTCGACGCCGACGCGGTGGTAGATGGCGCGCTTGAGCCGCTCGGGATAAAAGGCCCCCAGGCGGACGGCCACCGCGAGGGCGCGGGGCACGGTGAGCTGCGGGCGGGGGCGCGCGATCATGTCGAGCACGCCGGAAGCCACCTCACTCGGGTCCAGGCTGCGCTGACCCTTGGGAGTGGTTGTACCGGAGGTCAATTCGGTGCTGGTGAAGGACGGCAGCACCGCCCCCACCTGAATACCGCGGTCGCGCACCTCCATTCGGGTGGCCTCGGTGAACGCCACCACGCCGGCCTTGCTCGCGTTGTAGAGCGCCAGCCCGGGAGCCGGGGTGACGCCCGCGATCGAGGCGATATTGATGATCTGGCCGCGACCGCGCGGAAGCATCCGGCGCAGCGCGAGTTTCGTGCCGAGCATGACGCCGTGCAGGTTCACGTCGACGCAGCGAACGGCCTCCGCGTCGCCGACCTCGTCGACCGGGCCCAGCGGCATGATGCCCGCATTGTTGATCAGCACATCTATGGGACCGCAGGCGGATTCGACACCGTCGAGAAAGGCGTCGAAGGAACCGCGCTCGGTGACGTTCAGCGGCAGCGCCGGCACGTCCAGATCGATCCCGGCCTTTTCCGCTGCGACAGTGTCGATATCACCGATCACCACCTGCGCGCCCGCCTGCCGGGCCGCCCGCGCGGTGGCGAACCCGATCCCCCGGGCCGCGCCCGTGATCGCAACCACCTTGCCCGACACCAGCTCTCGCCGCTTCGCCGCATTCATCGAAACCTCCGCTCGGCGTGCCCGCGTTTCGACCATCCCACGAATGGCCCTTCGCGGGTATGGCTTTCGCGCGATCACCCGAGCAGAGCGTTGATTTCGGCAGCGGCCGTGAGCAGTGCGCGGGAGCGGGTTTCGATGGTCGCGGCCCGGACATCCAGGCCGTTCAGGACATCGTTCCAGGCGCGGGCGCCACGCAGTTGGGGCATGAGGCTCCGCAGCGGCTCGATGCGGTAGCCGGCGAGGCGCAGCTGGTGCACGAGGCGGGCATCCCGGACATCGCCGGGGGCGTAGCTGCGGGGCGCGCGGGTGGAGGTGCGGTGCGGGTTGACCAATCCCATTGCCTCCCAATGCCGGAGCGTCGAAGCGCGGATACCGAGGGCGGCGGCCAGTTCCGAGATGCTCATGGCGTCCGAGGAGCGGACGTCCTCGAGGGGTTCACCGACGATGGACGTGACCGCTGACTGCGCCAGCGCGAGATCGCGGCGCTCACGGTCGAGGTCGGCGTGCGCCGCATCCAGCAGGGTGAGCAGGGTCGAGACGGGCTCGGCGTGCACCGCGCGCATGATGGTCTTGGCCGCTACCGGGCCGACGGCCACCGCCAGTGCACGGTACGCCCGCGCCGAGCGGACATGGGCGTCGCCGTAGACGCGGTAGCCCGCGGCCGTGCGGGTCGCGGCCGGCAGCACGCCGGCGGCTTCCAATGTGCGGATCTGCTGCACCGAGTACCCGGCACGCTCCGCCACCTGCGCGGTCCGCAAACCCGGCGAGTTGCGACTTTCGGCGCTCCGACCTGGTGTCATCGGGTCGAAGCCTACACAAGCACTTCAATGTCACGCTGGAACCATGACCGTGGACGAGATCATCGAGTTCATCAAGGGCCTCGACGGAGTGCTGGCTGTGCAACCCCGGCCCGGCGACGGGACACCCGAGATCGCCTGGGGTGACGCCTTCTTCTACTACGCCCCTGACGGCGAGATTCCGGCAACGCAGCCCTTCGCGACCATCGTGACCAAGGACTACCCCGACGACGACGCGTCGAGGCTGAACCGGCCGGGGGCGTTCCGCGTGAATATCCACGCCGGACGCGACGCCTTCATCCGGTGGACCGGGCACAGCCCGCGCGAGCAGGCCACGGGAGATCCGAGCGCCGTCGATACGGTGATCGCCCATCCCGTCTATCGGAGCGCCGGATGGCTGGCGGTGGTGAATCCCGGTGCCCGCACCGCGGAAGCGGTGCGCGAACTGCTCCGGTCCGCACACGATCGCGCCCGCGCCCGCGCCACCCGGAAGACCGAATCGGCGTGAGCAGCTTCGGCACCGGGGCCGCCGGTCACCGGCGTCGGTGAGCCGAGCGCACTCGCTCAGTCTTCGAAAACCGGTGGGCGGCGGTCTTTTCGGGCGCGGATGGCCTCGTCGAAATTCTCCGTGGTGAGGCGGACGTAGAGCTGGGCGGTGCCCTCGTGTTGCATGTGGGATTCGAAGCTGCCCGCCTCGAGGCCGCTCCAGAGCATGCGTTTGGTCAGCTCGGTGCCCACGCGGCTCCAGCGGATGATCTGTTCGGCTGTGTCGTAACAGGATTCGAGGAGTTTGTCGGCGGGGACCACGCGGGTGACCAGGCCGATGCGTTCGGCTTCGGTGGCGTCGACGTCGCGGCCGGTGAGCATGATCTCGTAGGCGCGGGTGGCGCCGATGGCGCGGGGCAGCAGGTAGCTGATGCCGAGTTCCGCCGAGGTGAGGCCGTTGTTGATGCCGGCGGCGCGGAAATAGGCGTCCTCCGAGGCGATTCGAATGTCGGTGCCGACGGCCAGGCAGAAGCCGCCGCCGATGGCCGCGCCATTGATGGCGGAGATGACCGGCTGGTGCATGCGGCGAAGCGTGAGCATGACGTTGTTGAGCAGCTCCATGGAGCGGCGGGCCACGCTGGTTTTGGTGAGGCCCTCGACACCGGGGACGCGGCCCGCGTGCTGCAGGTCCGCACCGGAGCAGAAGCCGTGGCCCGCGCCGGTGAGGACGACCACGCGGACCTCGTTGTCGGCGGCCACCGCTTCCAGGGTTTCGCGCAGCGGGACCATGACGTCGAAGGCCATGGCATTCATGCGCTCCGGGCGATTGAGGGTGACCAGGGCGATCTGGGGGCGTGGCTTCTCGACGAGCACGAAGGACATGCGGACTCCTGAACCAGAAACTGTAACTGGTTCTAGAAAGTACGCGAGATGCCCGAGGGCGAACAGGGCTTCGTCATCCCGGCGCGCTTTCGGCAGGCCGGGACGACGGTGACGGCTACTCGGTGGCTTCGGCGAGCTCCTGCGCGGCGGCCTCCGCACCCGCGGAATCACCCAGCCAGCCGTGGATGCGCTGCGCCACCTCACCGGGGGTGAGGCCGAGCTCCTGATGAATGACCGCCCGCGAGGCGTGATCCAGGAATCGTTGCGGCACACCGAAATCACGGGTCGGCACATCGACTCCGGCGGCGCGCAGGCGCGCGGAGACCGTGGAGCCGATGCCGCCGTGCAGACCGCTGTCCTCCAGGGTCACGACCAGCCGGTAGTTCTCGGCCAGCTTCACCACGGTGTCGGAGACCGGCAGCACCCAGCGCGGATCGATCACGGTGACCGAAACCCCTTCGGCCTCCAGCAGATCCGCGACCTTGAGGGCCAGATCGGCGAAAGCGCCCACGGCGACCAGCAATACGTCGCCGTGCACGGTCTGCGCCGATGTGCCCTCGGCGTCGGGCATGTGCAGCACATCCACGCCGTCGAACCGCTCGACCGCCGAGATCTCTTCGGTGACAGTGCCTTTCGGGAAGCGGATGGCGGTGGGACCGTCACTGATGTGCAGCGCCTCCCCCAGCTCCTCGCGCAGCGTGGCGGCATCGCGCGGCGCGGCGACCCGGATGCCGGGGACGATGCCCAGAATCGACAGATCCCACATGCCGTTGTGCGATGCGCCGTCGTCACCGGTGATGCCCGCACGGTCGAGCACCAGCGTCACCGGGAGTTTGAGCAGCGCCACATCCATGAGCAGCTGATCGAAGGCCCGGTTCAGGAAGGTCGAATAGATGGCGACCACCGGATGCAGTCCACCGAGCGCCATGCCGGCTGCGGAGGTCACGGCATGCTGTTCGGCGATGCCGACGTCGAACATGCGCTCCGGGAAGCGTTTTCCGAACGCCGACAGTCCGGTCGGTCCCGGCATGGCGGCCGTCATGGCGACGATATCGTCGCGCTGCTCGGCCTGCGCGATGAGCTCCTCGGAGAACACCGATGTCCAGCTGCGCGCGCTCGACCCCACCGATTCCCCGGTCAAGGGGTCGATACGGCCGATGGCGTGCATCTGATCGGCCTCGTGATCCTCGGCCGGTTTGTAGCCGCGGCCCTTCTGTGTGCACACGTGCACCACGACCGGGCCACCGAAATCCTTGGCGCGGCGCAGTGCCGCTTCGAGCGCGACCGTGTCGTGCCCGTCGACCGGGCCCACGTACTTCAACCCGAGATCACTGAACAGTTCCTGCGGCGCGACCGCGTCCTTGATCCCGGTCTTGAGCGCGTGCAGCACCGAATACGCCGAATCCCCCACCCGCGGAATGCTCTGCACAATCCGCTTCGTAGCGTCCAGCGCATGCTCGTAGGCAGGCTGCATACGCAAACCGGCCAGCCGTTCGGCCAGGCCGCCGATGGTCGGGGCGTACGAGCGGCCATTGTCATTGACCACGATCACCACCGAGCGGTCCTGGCCGGCGGCGATATTGTTCAGCGCCTCCCAGCACATGCCGCCGGTGAGCGCGCCGTCGCCGACGACCGCGACCACATGCCGCTTCTGCCGGGTCAGCGCGAACGCCTTGGCCAGACCGTCCGCGTAGGACAGCGAGGCCGACGCGTGCGAGGACTCCACCCAGTCGTGCGCGCTCTCCGAGCGGCACGGATAACCGGACAGGCCCCCCTGCTTGCGTAGCGAGTCGAACCCGTCCTTGCGGCCGGTCAGGATCTTATGCACGTACGCCTGATGCCCGGTATCGAAGATGATCGGGTCGGCGGGCGAGTCGAAGATCCGGTGCAGCGCGATGGTCAGCTCCACGACGCCCAGATTCGGCCCGAGATGCCCACCGGTGGCGGAGACCTTGCGCACGAGGAACTCGCGGATCTCCTCCGCCAGCTCACTCAGCTCCGGCACCGACAGCCGGCGCAGGTCCTCGGGCGTGTCGACCCGGGAAAGCACTCCCACGGCTATTGCTCCCTCCGGATAACTCCTATGTTTGCAACAGTCTACGGAGCCCGTAGTGGGTGCGAACTCCAGGAATGAAATGCCACCTGCGACATCAGCGTCCAATGTGACAGGCAACACAGACTACCCGGATACAGTGGCCAGATGGGCGCAGTCGAGCAGGCTCCCGGCGGCTCGACGCCGGACAGCAACGGGGTGGTCGCCCGCATTGTCGACGAGGTATACCGCGAATGTCTGCCCGATACCTCCGGTGAGCTGGCCGATTACATTCCGGAACTGGCGGCGGTGCAACCGGATTCGTTCGGCATCTGCCTGGCGACCGCGGACGGGCGGGTGTACGGGAGCGGGGATCTGGACCACCCCTTCACCATTCAGTCGATCTCGAAACCGTTCACCTATGCCTTGGCGCTGGCCGATCGCGGGCCCGCGGCGGTGGCGCAGCGCATCGATGTGGAACCGACCGGGGAGCCGTTCAACGAGATCAGCCTGGATCCGAAGACGCAGCGGCCACGCAATCCGATGATCAATGCGGGGGCCATCACGGCGGCCTCGCTCATCGAGGGCCGCGATGCCGCCGATCGATTTGCCCGGATTTGCCGGAGTTACAGCCGTTTTGCGGGCCGCGAGCTACGGATGAACGAGGCCGTGTACGCCTCCGAGGCGCGCACCGGGTATCGGAATCGGGCCATCGGATATCTGCTGCGCGGAGCCGGGATCATCGATATCGATCCGGATGAAGCGGTCGATCGGTACTTCCGGCAGTGCTCGCTCGATGTCACCTGCCGCGATCTGGCCATGATGGCGGCCACACTCGCCAACAATGGCGTGAATCCGGTGACCGGAGAACGCGCGCTCGCACGGCCGCTGGTCGAGCAGGTGCTGTCGGTCATGACCACCTGCGGCATGTACGACGCCGCCGGAGACTGGGTCACCACCGTCGGGCTGCCCGCGAAAAGCGGTGTGGGAGGCGGGATCCTGGCGGTGCTGCCGGGGCAGATCGGAATCGCGGTCTACTCACCGCGATTGGACGCGCACGGCAGCAGCGTGCGCGGGGTGAAGGCGTGCCGGGAACTGTCGGCCCGGCTCGGCCTGCACTTCCTGCACGTGACACGCGGCGCGCACACCGCCATCCGGGCGGCCTACTCGGTAACGGACGCACCCTCCCGGCTGCGGCGCGACGCGGACGAACTGGCCCTGCTGCGCCGCTTCGGTGAGCGCGCACGGATTTTCGAGTTACACGGCGACCTCCTGTTCGCGGGTGCGGAATCCACGGTGCGCGCGGTCGAGGAGACACCCGGCGACCTCGAGGCGCTGGTCCTGGATGTGCGCGAGGTCGGCGATGTCGCGCCCATCGCGGTGCGCATGCTCAATGATCTCCAGGGCGAACTCGCCGCCGCCGGATGCCGTGTGGCCCTGGTGGATCCGGACGCGAAACTCGGGCACCTGTCGTCGAGCCTGGACCCCGACGATCCCCGCGGACGGGTCTTCGCCGACCGCGACGCCGCAGCGGAGTGGTGCGAGAACCTCGTCCTCGACCAGCATCGCCCCGCCGGGGTGCCCGCGCCCGCCGCACTGCGGGTGGACGAACACCCCGCCCTGGCCGCCCTCCCCGAGGACGAAAAACTGGAACTGGCAAAGGAATTCGAGATCCGCACGGTCGCCCGCGGCGAACTCGTCGTGGCCCGCGACAGCCCCCGCGCGGGCCTGTTCCTCATCCTCGACGGCCGCGTCCGCTTCACCTTCGAAGACCGCCAAGGCCGCCGCCACCGCCTCGTCACCCTCACCACCGGCATGTCCTTCGGCGAAGTCCCCATGCTCGTCGGCGTCAACTTCGCCAATGCCGCCTACGCCGAAACCACCGCACGGCTGGCCGTGCTGCCACCCGAGAAATTCGACCTGCTCGCCAGCCAAGCCCCGGAACTGAAACTCGCCCTGCTGGAACGCCTCGCCGCCGCCGCATACGCCCAGGCCGACGCCGCCGTCCGGGCCCTCGCCGCACACGGCGGCACATGAGCCGACCCCGTCATCCCAGCCCGCCCCTCCGTCACCCCGGCCCGCCCCTCCGTCACCCCGGCCCGACCCTCCGTCATCCCGGCGCGCTTTTGGCCGGGATCCACCCCCATGGCAGTGTGGATTCCGGCCAAAAGCATGCCGGAATGACGATGAGGCGAGCACCCGCCAATGACGGCGAGATGGGCGCGTGCCAGCAGCGCCCCACCGTCAGCAAGTGATACCCGAGCGGAGGAGTGCGCATGACCGACCGTGATCTGGCGTACCTGCCCGCGACCGAGGCGCTGCGGTTGTTCCGCAGCCGGGAGCTGTCGCCGGTCGAGGTGATGGAGGCGGTCATCGCGCGGGCGGAGGCGGTGGAACCGGAGATCAACGCGTTCGCGGAGGAGACCTTCGAGGAGGCGCTGGCTCAGGCCAAGGCGGCTGAAATCGCTTATGGGCCAGGGGGTTCGCCGCGGGCACTGGAGGGACTGGCGGTGGCGGCCAAGGAGGAGCAGCCGATCGCGGGGCGGATCGCCAGTGAAGGGTCGCTGGTGTTCGCGGAGCATGTCTCCGATGTCACGCATCCGGCGCTGGAACGGATCATCGCGGCGGGTGGGATCGTGCACGCGCGCACCACTACGCCGGAATTCTGCTGTGCGTTCTTCACGCAGTCGCGGAAGTGGGGGATCACGCGGAATCCGTGGAATCCGGACTACTCCCCCGGCGGATCGTCCGGCGGGAGCAGCGCGGCCCTGGCGGCGGGGACGGCCATGCTGGCCACCGGGTCCGATATCGGTGGATCGATTCGGTTGCCCGCCGCCGCGACCGGGACGGTCGGGTTCAAACCCCCGTACGGGCGGGTGCCCGCGCTGCCGCCGTTCAATCTCGATCACTACTGCCATGACGGGCCGATGGCGCGGACGGTCGCGGATTGCGCGCTGCTGGAGAACGTGATGGCGGGGCCGCACCCCGCCGACGTGGCCTCAGTGCGGCCCGCCGTGCGGATTCCGGAGCAGCTCGGAGAGGTCGCGGGGCTGCGGATCGGATTCGCGCCGAATCTGGGCGACTGGGAAATCGAGGACGATGTGGCGGCCAATACGCGGGCGGCGGCCGATGCCCTGCGCGAGGCGGGCGCGGTCGTCGAGGAGATCGACGTCGGATTGCGGCACAAGGAGATTCGCCGGGCGGTGTTCAGCCACTTCGGCGGGATCTTCGGGGCGTACGTCGCGGGGGTGGCGGCCGAGCAGCGCGAATCGCTGACACCGTATGCGCTGGCGTTCGCCGCCGATACGACCATCGGCCAGGGCGACTACCTCGCCGGGCTCGAGATCGAGGGCGAGGTGTACCGCGTGCTCGGTGCGCTGCTGGAACGCTACGACGCACTGCTGTGCCCGACCACCGGGGCCGCGGCTCTGCCGGCGGGCGAGGACTTCACGCGGCACCGGTTGACCGTGAACGGTGTTGAGCTCGAACACTATTGGGACTACTCGCTGACGCCGGTGTTCAATATCGCCGGCCGCTGCCCGGTGCTGAACGTGCCGTCCGGCATCGGACGCCACGGTGTGCCGACCGGCGTCCAGATCGTCGGGCGCACCTATGACGATGCGACGGTGTTCCAGATCGGTGCGGCGCTCGAGCGGGTGCGCCCCTGGCCGCTGCGGCCTACCGGACGCTGAGAGGTCGGCCAGACCGGCCTACGCCGACACTATTCGAGCTACACCCGCCGAAATGGCAGACTCAGGCCGACAAGTGTGGGCTCAGGCCGGAGTCCCGCTATGTCTCAGAGTTCTGCGACCCGGCGTCGAGGGCGCGTTGATACCGGTGGACGAGAGTGCGTAGCGCCTCCAGCAGCTCCGGTGAATCCAGCACCTCGAAATCGGCGTCCAGCATTCCTATATATAAGGCGAGCATGTGCGGGTAGTCGGAGCCGGGCTGGAAGGCACAGCGGTTGTCGCCCAGCTCTTCCACGTCGATCGGGATCGGAATGCGCTGTCGCACATGCTCTGCGGACGCGTGCACGATCACCCGGGCGCGAAAACGCCAGGGGGCCTCGCCGATTCCGCGCTCCAGGCGGGCGGCGATATCGGCATCCGGGGGCAGCTCGCGCGGGGTGAAGCGCGGGCCGGTGGGCGCGCGCGGGTGCATGCGGTCCACGCGGAAGGTGCGCCAGTCGCCGCGATCGAGATCCCAGGCCATCAGATACCAGCGCTGCCGGTGACTGAGCACCCGGTACGGCTCGACCGCGCGCTGGCTCGAAGCACCGGAATGGGTTCGGTAGTCGAAGCGCAGGCGTTCCCGGTCGCGGCAGGCGGACGCGATGACCGTCAGCACGTCCGCGTCGACGCGCGGGCCTCGAGCTGGGACCGGCATGGCGTGCTGGAAGGCGCTGATGCGGTGCCGCAGCCGGGACGGCAGCAACTGTTGCAGTTTGGTCAGCGCCCGCAACGAGGTCTCCTCCAGCCCGGAGACGGATCCGGTTGCCGCGCTGCGCAATCCGATGGCGACCGCCACGGCTTCGTCATCGTCGAGCAGCAGCGGCGGCAGGGTGCCGCCCGCCCCGAGCCGATAGCCGCCCGCCACACCGGGCCGGGCCTGGACCGGGTACCCGAGCTCCCGCAGCCGGTCGATGTCATTGCGGACCGTGCGGGTCGTGACCGACAGTCGCTCGGCCAGTTCCGCGCCCGTCCAATCCCGGCGGGCCTGCAATAGCGACAGCATCCGCAGCAGCCGTCCCGACGTCTCCAACATTTCTCGAGTTTATCCGGCAATCGCGGAACGAATCTTTCCGCAATCGTTTCTATGGTTTTCCTGCAAGCCCCGGAACACCCGTGATGCGATAGCCCCGAGAGAACGGATACCTGTGATGAGCACCGAGATTCAGCCCTTCCGCATCGATATCCCGCAGTCCGAGATCGACCATCTGCGCGACCGTCTCACCCGCGCCCGCTGGGCCGGCCAGCTGCGCGGCACCGGCTGGGAACGCGGTATCCCCCTGGATGAAATGCACGACCTCGCCGACTACTGGCGCACCGACTTCGATTGGCGCGCACAGGAAGCCAAGCTCAATGCCTTCCCGCAGTTCACCACCGAGATCGACGGGCAGCGCATCCACTTCCTGCACGTGCGCTCGGCCCGCGCGGACGCGACGCCGCTGCTCATCACCCACGGCTACCCGAGTTCGATCGCGGAATTCCTGAATCTCATCGGCCCGCTGGTGGATCCGGCCGACGGTCCGGCCTTCCATGTGATCGCGCCGTCACTGCCCGGCTACGGCTTCTCCACGCCGCTGTCCGGAACCGGATGGACCATGGCTCGCACCGCCCGCGCCTGGATCGAGTTGATGAACCGGCTCGGGTACGAGCGCTACGGCGTGCACGGCGGGGATGTGGGCGCGGGCATCTCGGGCGCGGTCGCCGGACTCGACAGCGAGCATGTGATCGGGGTGCACGTGGTCACCGATCCGCTCACCGCCGCCAATACCGCCACCTTCCTGCCCGGGATGGCCGAGCGGCTCGACCCCAACGATCCGATCGACAAGCTGATCCTCGAACGCATGGATGCCTTCCGCCGCGAAGGGTCCGGGTATCTGGCCATTCAGAACAGCCGCCCGCAGACCGTCGGCTATGGGCTGGCCGACTCTCCCATCTTCCAATTGGCTTGGATCGCAGAGAAATTCGAAGAGTGGACGGATCTGCCCATCGACCGCGATCAGCTGCTGACCACCGTCAGCCTGTACTGGTTCACCGGGTCCGGGGCGTGGGCCGCGCACACCCTCTACGAGCAGGCCCATTCCAGCGATTGGGGCAATCCGACCACCGCACCCCAGGGGTTCGCGATCTTCGGCGCGGATGAGACCGTCCGGCGGGTGCTGCCCGCTCCGGCCGACGCGCACTGGTCCGAATTCGAGCGCGGCCTGCACTTCCCGGCCATGGAAGCCCCCGCCGACCTGGCCCGCGACCTGCAGAAGTTCTTCGGCCCGCTGCACTGATCGGCGAGTCCGACAGCAACGTGCTCGCCCGAACCGTCCAACGGTTCGGGCGAGCGCGGCCTTCCGGACGGGTGCCGGGCAGCTCGAGCCGGAGTGGGCGGGCGCGGCGAGCCCGGCAGCGCGGCCGGAGATCGGTAGCATCGGCAACGTTCCACCGACGCCGACCGAGGAGCCAGCGTGACCAGTACCGACAATCAGCCCGGCACGATCACCACCTTCGGCAGCGGCAGCGCGGCCGCCACCCCGGATCGCATGCGCGTCACCATCTCCATCGAAAGCCACGCGAGCACCGTCGCTCTGGCCTACGCGAACGCCGGACGCAATGCCGATGCGGTCATCTCCTCCCTGCGCGGCGACAAGGTGCCCTCCCGCGATATCGCCACCAGCGGCCTCTCGGTGCGCACCGACACCACCTGGGCCGACAATCGCGAACGCATCATCGGCTATGTGGCCTCCACTTCACTCACCGTCACCCTGCGCGAAATCGCGTCCCCCGCAAGCGAATCCGGCGCGACCGGTCCGGCGGCCGTGATCGCCCGCGCGGTGGAGGCCGGTGGCGACGACGTGCGCCTGGGCGGGCTCACCCTCACCGTCTCCGACGAGGAATCCCTGCTCTCCCGCGCCCGCGACGCCGCCTTCGACCACGCCCTGGTCAAGGCCCAGCAGTACGCGCTGCGCGCCGATCGCACCCTCGGCACGGTCCTGGAGATCACCGAGAACACCTCGGCCGCACCGATGCCCACGCCCCGCATCGCCTTCGCCGCCAAGAGCGAGGCCCTCGGCGCGGCCCCGGCTCCCATCGAACTGGGCGAGAGCGAACTCACCGCCACCATCCGGGTCACCTGGCAATTGAACTGACAGCACTGACACGCCGGTCGCCCGCCACGCGATAACCAAGCAGAAGAGCGGCCGAGGGGAAGGCCGCACGCGAGACAACGGGGGCGGTGTGCCTTGTCGACCGATAGAAAACTGCTGGTCGCCGCGGCCGGAATACCGGTGGCAATCATCATTACGGCCGGGCTGGTGCTGTTCGGTCCGATGGAATTCACCTCCGAGGACCGGTCGCTGCTGGCTCCGGCGCTGACCTTCAGCGGAGTCGTCGTGACCGCGTGCGTCACGGCGATCGGATTGATCCTCAACCATCAGGCCACCCGGCGGCTCGAGCAGAGCCGCGAGGACGAACACAATCGGCTCCGGCTCGACGCCGCCATGCGGGCGG contains:
- a CDS encoding SDR family oxidoreductase; protein product: MNAAKRRELVSGKVVAITGAARGIGFATARAARQAGAQVVIGDIDTVAAEKAGIDLDVPALPLNVTERGSFDAFLDGVESACGPIDVLINNAGIMPLGPVDEVGDAEAVRCVDVNLHGVMLGTKLALRRMLPRGRGQIINIASIAGVTPAPGLALYNASKAGVVAFTEATRMEVRDRGIQVGAVLPSFTSTELTSGTTTPKGQRSLDPSEVASGVLDMIARPRPQLTVPRALAVAVRLGAFYPERLKRAIYHRVGVDSIFLEVDRTARAAYDARIHGDR
- a CDS encoding MerR family transcriptional regulator; this encodes MTPGRSAESRNSPGLRTAQVAERAGYSVQQIRTLEAAGVLPAATRTAAGYRVYGDAHVRSARAYRALAVAVGPVAAKTIMRAVHAEPVSTLLTLLDAAHADLDRERRDLALAQSAVTSIVGEPLEDVRSSDAMSISELAAALGIRASTLRHWEAMGLVNPHRTSTRAPRSYAPGDVRDARLVHQLRLAGYRIEPLRSLMPQLRGARAWNDVLNGLDVRAATIETRSRALLTAAAEINALLG
- a CDS encoding DUF6194 family protein — protein: MTVDEIIEFIKGLDGVLAVQPRPGDGTPEIAWGDAFFYYAPDGEIPATQPFATIVTKDYPDDDASRLNRPGAFRVNIHAGRDAFIRWTGHSPREQATGDPSAVDTVIAHPVYRSAGWLAVVNPGARTAEAVRELLRSAHDRARARATRKTESA
- a CDS encoding enoyl-CoA hydratase, producing MSFVLVEKPRPQIALVTLNRPERMNAMAFDVMVPLRETLEAVAADNEVRVVVLTGAGHGFCSGADLQHAGRVPGVEGLTKTSVARRSMELLNNVMLTLRRMHQPVISAINGAAIGGGFCLAVGTDIRIASEDAYFRAAGINNGLTSAELGISYLLPRAIGATRAYEIMLTGRDVDATEAERIGLVTRVVPADKLLESCYDTAEQIIRWSRVGTELTKRMLWSGLEAGSFESHMQHEGTAQLYVRLTTENFDEAIRARKDRRPPVFED
- the dxs gene encoding 1-deoxy-D-xylulose-5-phosphate synthase, giving the protein MGVLSRVDTPEDLRRLSVPELSELAEEIREFLVRKVSATGGHLGPNLGVVELTIALHRIFDSPADPIIFDTGHQAYVHKILTGRKDGFDSLRKQGGLSGYPCRSESAHDWVESSHASASLSYADGLAKAFALTRQKRHVVAVVGDGALTGGMCWEALNNIAAGQDRSVVIVVNDNGRSYAPTIGGLAERLAGLRMQPAYEHALDATKRIVQSIPRVGDSAYSVLHALKTGIKDAVAPQELFSDLGLKYVGPVDGHDTVALEAALRRAKDFGGPVVVHVCTQKGRGYKPAEDHEADQMHAIGRIDPLTGESVGSSARSWTSVFSEELIAQAEQRDDIVAMTAAMPGPTGLSAFGKRFPERMFDVGIAEQHAVTSAAGMALGGLHPVVAIYSTFLNRAFDQLLMDVALLKLPVTLVLDRAGITGDDGASHNGMWDLSILGIVPGIRVAAPRDAATLREELGEALHISDGPTAIRFPKGTVTEEISAVERFDGVDVLHMPDAEGTSAQTVHGDVLLVAVGAFADLALKVADLLEAEGVSVTVIDPRWVLPVSDTVVKLAENYRLVVTLEDSGLHGGIGSTVSARLRAAGVDVPTRDFGVPQRFLDHASRAVIHQELGLTPGEVAQRIHGWLGDSAGAEAAAQELAEATE
- the glsA gene encoding glutaminase A: MGAVEQAPGGSTPDSNGVVARIVDEVYRECLPDTSGELADYIPELAAVQPDSFGICLATADGRVYGSGDLDHPFTIQSISKPFTYALALADRGPAAVAQRIDVEPTGEPFNEISLDPKTQRPRNPMINAGAITAASLIEGRDAADRFARICRSYSRFAGRELRMNEAVYASEARTGYRNRAIGYLLRGAGIIDIDPDEAVDRYFRQCSLDVTCRDLAMMAATLANNGVNPVTGERALARPLVEQVLSVMTTCGMYDAAGDWVTTVGLPAKSGVGGGILAVLPGQIGIAVYSPRLDAHGSSVRGVKACRELSARLGLHFLHVTRGAHTAIRAAYSVTDAPSRLRRDADELALLRRFGERARIFELHGDLLFAGAESTVRAVEETPGDLEALVLDVREVGDVAPIAVRMLNDLQGELAAAGCRVALVDPDAKLGHLSSSLDPDDPRGRVFADRDAAAEWCENLVLDQHRPAGVPAPAALRVDEHPALAALPEDEKLELAKEFEIRTVARGELVVARDSPRAGLFLILDGRVRFTFEDRQGRRHRLVTLTTGMSFGEVPMLVGVNFANAAYAETTARLAVLPPEKFDLLASQAPELKLALLERLAAAAYAQADAAVRALAAHGGT
- a CDS encoding amidase, with the translated sequence MTDRDLAYLPATEALRLFRSRELSPVEVMEAVIARAEAVEPEINAFAEETFEEALAQAKAAEIAYGPGGSPRALEGLAVAAKEEQPIAGRIASEGSLVFAEHVSDVTHPALERIIAAGGIVHARTTTPEFCCAFFTQSRKWGITRNPWNPDYSPGGSSGGSSAALAAGTAMLATGSDIGGSIRLPAAATGTVGFKPPYGRVPALPPFNLDHYCHDGPMARTVADCALLENVMAGPHPADVASVRPAVRIPEQLGEVAGLRIGFAPNLGDWEIEDDVAANTRAAADALREAGAVVEEIDVGLRHKEIRRAVFSHFGGIFGAYVAGVAAEQRESLTPYALAFAADTTIGQGDYLAGLEIEGEVYRVLGALLERYDALLCPTTGAAALPAGEDFTRHRLTVNGVELEHYWDYSLTPVFNIAGRCPVLNVPSGIGRHGVPTGVQIVGRTYDDATVFQIGAALERVRPWPLRPTGR
- a CDS encoding helix-turn-helix transcriptional regulator, with the protein product MLETSGRLLRMLSLLQARRDWTGAELAERLSVTTRTVRNDIDRLRELGYPVQARPGVAGGYRLGAGGTLPPLLLDDDEAVAVAIGLRSAATGSVSGLEETSLRALTKLQQLLPSRLRHRISAFQHAMPVPARGPRVDADVLTVIASACRDRERLRFDYRTHSGASSQRAVEPYRVLSHRQRWYLMAWDLDRGDWRTFRVDRMHPRAPTGPRFTPRELPPDADIAARLERGIGEAPWRFRARVIVHASAEHVRQRIPIPIDVEELGDNRCAFQPGSDYPHMLALYIGMLDADFEVLDSPELLEALRTLVHRYQRALDAGSQNSET